A single genomic interval of Musa acuminata AAA Group cultivar baxijiao chromosome BXJ3-4, Cavendish_Baxijiao_AAA, whole genome shotgun sequence harbors:
- the LOC135634746 gene encoding plasma membrane ATPase 1-like: protein MGEKDGLKEAVDMDALLKEAVDLENIPLEEVFENLRCTREGLTTQQAEERLAIFGHNKLEEKKESKILKFLGFMWNPLSWVMEAAAVMAIALANGGGKPPDWQDFVGIITLLVINSTISFIEENNAGNAAAALMARLAPKAKVLRDGRWNEEEAAILVPGDIISIKLGDIIPADARLLDGDPLKIDQSALTGESLPVTKGPGDGVYSGSTCKQGELEAVVIATGVHTFFGKAAHLVDSTNQVGHFQKVLTAIGNFCICSIAVGMFVEIIVMYPIQHRAYRPGIDNLLVLLIGGIPIAMPTVLSVTMAIGSHRLAQQGAITKRMTAIEEMAGMDVLCSDKTGTLTLNKLTVDKNLVEVFTKGVSQDTVILMAARASRTENQDAIDTAIVGMLADPKEARDGIQEVHFLPFNPTDKRTALTYIDSEGKMHRVSKGAPEQILNMAHNKTEIERRVHAVIDKFADRGLRSLAVAYQEVPEGRKESPGGPWQFIGLMPLFDPPRHDSAETIRRALNLGVNVKMITGDQLAIGKETGRRLGMGTNMYPSSALLGQNKDESIAALPIDELIEKADGFAGVFPEHKYEIVKRLQARKHICGMTGDGVNDAPALKKADIGIAVADATDAARSASDIVLTEPGLSVIISAVLTSRAIFQRMKNYTIYAVSITIRIVLGFMLLALIWKFDFPPFMVLIIAILNDGTIMTISKDRVKPSPLPDSWKLAEIFATGIILGGYLAMMTVIFFWAAYKTNFFPRIFKVESLEETAQDDFQKLASAVYLQVSTISQALIFVTRSRSWSFVERPGFLLVTAFLVAQLIATLIAVYADWGFTAIKGIGWGWAGVIWLYNIVFYFPLDIIKFLIRYALSGRAWDLVIEQRIAFTRQKDFGKEARELKWAHAQRTLHGLQPPDTKMFGDRSSFTELNQIAEEARRRAEIARLRELNTLKGHMESVVRLKGLDIDTIQQAYTV, encoded by the exons GGGAAGCCTCCAGATTGGCAGGACTTCGTTGGAATCATAACCTTGCTCGTGATTAACTCGACGATTAGCTTCATTGAGGAGAACAATGCCGGTAATGCTGCCGCTGCTCTCATGGCACGCCTCGCGCCCAAAGCCAAG GTGCTTAGGGATGGTCGGTGGAATGAGGAGGAAGCTGCCATCCTTGTTCCCGGAGATATCATTAGCATCAAGCTTGGAGACATCATCCCTGCAGATGCTCGTCTGCTTGATGGAGATCCTTTGAAAATAGATCAG AGTGCCCTTACCGGAGAGTCTTTACCAGTTACCAAAGGTCCTGGAGATGGTGTGTATTCTGGTTCCACTTGCAAGCAAGGTGAGCTCGAAGCTGTTGTCATTGCTACAGGTGTGCATACCTTCTTTGGCAAGGCTGCACATCTCGTGGACTCCACTAACCAAGTTGGGCactttcaaaag GTCCTGACGGCCATTGGGAATTTCTGCATTTGCTCAATTGCAGTGGGAATGTTTGTGGAAATCATTGTGATGTATCCAATTCAGCACCGAGCATATCGCCCAGGAATTGACAATCTTTTGGTTCTTCTCATTGGAGGAATTCCCATAGCTATGCCAACTGTTCTGTCAGTCACAATGGCAATTGGTTCCCATCGCTTGGCTCAGCAG GGAGCTATCACAAAGCGGATGACTGCAATCGAAGAAATGGCCGGGATGGATGTGCTATGCAGTGACAAGACTGGAACTCTTACTTTGAACAAGCTCACAGTAGATAAGAACCTGGTTGAG GTTTTTACAAAAGGTGTAAGCCAAGACACTGTAATTTTGATGGCTGCTAGAGCCTCAAGAACTGAAAACCAAGATGCTATAGATACCGCTATTGTTGGGATGCTTGCTGACCCAAAGGAG GCACGGGATGGCATTCAAGAAGTTCATTTTCTGCCATTCAATCCTACCGACAAGAGGACTGCATTAACTTACATTGATAGTGAGGGGAAAATGCATCGGGTTAGCAAAGGTGCACCAGAACAG ATTTTAAATATGGCACACAATAAGACAGAGATTGAGCGCAGGGTCCATGCTGTGATCGACAAGTTTGCAGATCGTGGGCTTCGGTCACTTGCTGTTGCATACCAG GAAGTTCCAGAGGGAAGGAAAGAGAGTCCAGGAGGTCCATGGCAATTTATTGGTCTCATGCCACTTTTTGACCCTCCTAGACATGACAGTGCAGAAACAATTCGCAGGGCTCTAAATCTTGGGGTCAATGTCAAAATGATCACAG GTGATCAGCTGGCAATAGGGAAGGAAACTGGTCGTCGTTTGGGGATGGGCACAAATATGTATCCTTCATCTGCTCTGTTGGGACAAAACAAGGATGAGTCAATAGCTGCTTtgccaattgatgaattaattgaGAAGGCTGATGGTTTTGCTGGTGTATTTCCAG AGCATAAGTATGAGATTGTTAAGCGCTTGCAAGCAAGGAAGCATATTTGTGGTATGACTGGTGATGGAGTAAATGACGCTCCTGCCCTCAAGAAGGCTGATATTGGAATAGCAGTTGCAGATGCAACAGATGCGGCTCGTAGTGCATCTGATATTGTACTCACAGAACCTGGTTTGAGTGTTATAATAAGTGCTGTCCTTACAAGTCGTGCGATCTTTCAGCGGATGAAAAATTATACT ATATATGCAGTTTCCATTACAATCCGTATCGTG CTTGGATTCATGCTGCTTGCTCTTATATGGAAGTTCGACTTTCCACCTTTTATGGTCCTTATCATTGCGATCCTCAATGATG GtaccataatgaccatatcgaaggACAGGGTTAAACCATCTCCTCTTCCTGACAGCTGGAAACTTGCCGAGATTTTTGCAACTGGAATCATTCTTGGTGGTTACTTGGCAATGATGACTGTCATTTTCTTCTGGGCTGCTTATAAAACTAATTTCTTCCCG CGGATATTCAAGGTCGAAAGCCTTGAAGAAACAGCCCAGGATGACTTCCAGAAGCTTGCATCCGCTGTCTACCTGCAAGTGAGCACCATTAGTCAGGCACTGATCTTTGTGACAAGATCACGTAGTTGGTCCTTTGTTGAGCGACCTGGTTTCTTGCTTGTGACTGCTTTCTTGGTTGCTCAGCTG ATTGCTACTCTGATAGCTGTATATGCCGACTGGGGCTTTACTGCAATTAAGGGGATTGGGTGGGGCTGGGCTGGTGTCATTTGGCTTTACAACATAGTCTTCTACTTCCCACTGGATATCATAAAGTTCCTGATCCGCTATGCTCTGAGCGGGAGGGCATGGGATCTCGTCATCGAACAAAGA ATTGCTTTCACGAGACAGAAGGATTTTGGAAAGGAAGCAAGAGAGCTCAAGTGGGCACATGCTCAGAGAACATTGCATGGTCTTCAACCACCTGATACCAAGATGTTCGGTGACAGGAGCAGCTTCACAGAGTTAAATCAGATTGCAGAAGAGGCCAGACGGAGAGCTGAGATTGCGAG GCTGAGGGAACTGAACACTCTCAAAGGGCATATGGAATCCGTTGTAAGATTGAAGGGCTTGGATATAGACACGATTCAGCAAGCTTACACGGTATGA